In a single window of the Jaculus jaculus isolate mJacJac1 chromosome 9, mJacJac1.mat.Y.cur, whole genome shotgun sequence genome:
- the LOC101598825 gene encoding trace amine-associated receptor 6, producing MSSNSSAAAALQLCYENVNGSCVKTPYSPGPRLILYTVFGLGAVLAVFGNLLVMTSILHFRQLHSPTNFLVASLAAADFLVGVTLMPFSMVRSIESCWYFGDKFCTFHTCCDVAFCYSSLFHLCCISIDRYIAVTDPLAYPTKFTGSVSGVCISISWILPLVYSAAVFYTGVYDDGLEELSKALNCVGGCQVVVNQNWVLIDFLSFFIPTLVMVILYSNIFLVARQQAKKIENISSKTESSSESYKARVAKRERKAAKTLGFTVITFMISWLPYSVDSLIDAFMGFITPTYIYEICVWCAYYNSAMNPLIYALFYPWFKKAIKVIVSGQVFKNSSANMNLFTEQI from the coding sequence ATGAGCAGCAACTCGTCCGCAGCCGCAGCCCTGCAGCTCTGCTATGAGAACGTGAATGGATCCTGCGTGAAGACTCCCTACTCGCCCGGGCCCCGGCTCATCCTCTACACAGTCTTTGGTTTGGGGGCTGTGCTGGCCGTGTTTGGAAACCTCCTGGTGATGACGTCCATCCTCCACTTCAGGCAGCTGCACTCTCCCACCAACTTCCTGGTCGCCTCCCTGGCCGCTGCTGACTTTCTGGTGGGCGTCACCTTGATGCCCTTCAGTATGGTCAGGTCCATCGAGAGCTGCTGGTACTTTGGAGACAAGTTTTGTACTTTCCACACGTGCTGCGACGTGGCGTTTTGTTACTCCTCTCTCTTCCACCTGTGCTGCATCTCCATCGACAGGTACATCGCTGTCACTGACCCTCTGGCCTATCCCACCAAGTTCACAGGGTCTGTGTCCGGGGTGTGCATCAGCATCTCGTGGATCCTGCCCCTGGTGTACAGCGCAGCCGTGTTCTACACGGGTGTCTACGACGACGGCCTGGAGGAATTGTCCAAGGCCCTCAACTGTGTAGGAGGCTGTCAGGTAGTTGTAAATCAGAACTGGGTGTTGATTGATTTTCTGTCCTTCTTTATTCCTACCCTTGTTATGGTAATCCTGTACAGTAATATTTTCTTGGTGGCTAGACAACAGGCTAAAAAGATTGAAAATATTAGTAGTAAGACAGAATCATCCTCTGAGAGTTACAAAGCCAGGGtggccaagagagagagaaaagctgcaAAAACCCTGGGGTTCACAGTGATCACGTTTATGATCTCGTGGTTACCATACAGTGTTGATTCTTTGATTGATGCTTTCATGGGATTCATCACCCCTACCTACATCTATGAgatctgtgtgtggtgtgcttaTTATAACTCAGCCATGAATCCTTTGATTTATGCTTTATTTTACCCCTGGTTTAAGAAAGCTATTAAAGTTATTGTGAGTGGTCAGGTTTTCAAAAACAGTTCAGCTAACATGAATTTGTTTACGGAACAAATTTGA